Below is a window of Pocillopora verrucosa isolate sample1 chromosome 6, ASM3666991v2, whole genome shotgun sequence DNA.
TGATTCCACGTGTTATTGAGTTGACATGTTTGCTTTGCTTACATTGCTGTGCTGGACGTATTTGATCTCGATCTTTTGTTTGTCGTCGCGATTCCGCCCCACGTTGGGCGCCATTAAGTGAACGCAACACATGTTAATTCGtccattttgatttttacaCGACTTACACCATTACTTTTCCCGCGAATCGGGTTACATAAATTACGCAAAATGATAAATCACGTGATAATTTCCATATACGGATTGCTGGAATAAATTAAAGTGAAATACTTACTGcagatgttatagggagaaattgcaGGTTAATCACTCCTGGTAGTTAAAGGGTCAAGGTAGACAATAACAACATTTGTCTGACTCTCCATTGTTTACTTCAActtttttggaaaataatttattgattgAAGTTGAGGATGTTCAATAGTTGTTACATGCAAAATTATTACACCATGTTGTTAACTAAAGGCAGACAATAACAAAATCTGTCTGACTCTCTGTTGTTTACGTGTTACGGTGTAATCTAACCGACACAAAAACATTAAATCCCAcgaactcaactactttattaaacagcgGGTAATGTTCTTAATTAGGAGAGACTCCTAAATGCAGTACAATGCTAATcgtaaataaacttatttaagCCCACTTAAATAAGTGCGTTTTTGCAGGTGCCATAAGCACATCTCTTTGTCGTAACCATTATGTTTAGATATACACTTACTAAACAACTGCAATCATACACATTCATAGAGTTGAAATCGGTTTTATCTCTGGGAATCAAGGCTTCCTCACTTTCTTCTGCCGAAGTTTGAACTCATGTGCTGCAAGCTCGGCTCCACGTCCGAACTTTCgaggtttgtttacaacaaaagtccCGTGACACTACGTGAAATCACGTGAAATCTAAAGCCCAAAAGGTGAATTACTCATAACATACGccaatttatttttccatttaacaAGTGGATGTCATGTTCAAGGCTTTATCTGAGAGTCAGGTTCTTCATCCAGTTCTCCATCCAGTTCTCCATCCAGACCCTGAGAATGAAGAAGGAGAAGGTAAATCACCAATCAATCATTAAAAAACTAATTGATTGGTCCTAGAGTGATACAGGTATGATCGAGTGCTAGGCTCTCCACgctgtgttcttgggcaagaaaCTTTACTCCCTCAGCACTTTTCTATCTAGGGGTATGAATGAGTGCTGGTGAACTGTCAGGGAAATGAAATTCTAGTAGGTTCACTTCTAATGAGGGTGAGAAGTACTAGTAACACATGACTATGAATAAGCAAAAATCAAATATATGAACTACGGATTGAGAAATGAATATGAGAACATGGGCAGCCATGGATATCATGGataagaaattttctttcagcaaaATTCTTGGCAAGTGTGGTTCAAGCAAACTGATAACTACAGCTCTGATAACTACAGCTCCAACAACTTCGTCTCGTGTCCGTGTCTCACGGAGGTTGTAAACGAGTTAAAATAGTCTGAACGATGAGTTATCTTTCCTTGAGTACTCTTCACGAATGAGCGACCAAAATTATTACAATTACCAGCTGAAATTTAACTTGATGGGTTGCTACCATTTTTACTTAGTACTGTGGCTCCGCTGCGCGCGTGCTGCGCGCTCAACTAATGTGTCATATTGCCAGGCAGACAAATAACCCCAAGAAATTAATCAATGTGATACATCgttatttacataattatttGGTTCGTGTTGTGAGCTCGTTACTTTTTTCTACACAAAAGAACAAGAAGGTAACAATTTCAACTTAAGTTGATACCACGACTACTGAATTACAACTAAACGGAACCACCAAGATCGTAAAAGTTACTTTTCCCAGCCCAACCTTCGCCAATAGTTTCTTTTTGTGGCTGGCTtaggttaaaaaatttccaatatACTTTTGTCGATACATAAATAGCAAAGTTTCCATTGGTTTTCTACCTTGTCGTCTACCTCGACGATGCTGTAGATTTTTCTCACAAAGAAGAAACAGGCGAAAAATCCCACAGTACCTAGGAAAAGGAAGAAGCGATTTTAGATTTAAATGAAAGGTATAAACAAGTGCATGTATCGTGATTCATATGACTAACAAAAACGTTTTCACTGGTTCATACTTTTGATCTGTTAGAGGACAAACAcgtagatgacgtcaccatcgACGATATGGTGCTTTATACcatatatatatgaaataaattctATGTTGCCTCGTTAAGCGATGGATCACAGATAAGGTCAAAATGCGTTTGGCAAATCAttgacacacttggctgcgccCTGTGTGCCACGTTTTGTTCATACCACATCTTAACGTCCTTTGTGATCTAATACTGAACGGACGCACTGCtacatggaatctatttgtttagaATTTATGGATGcatgcgggaagtttggagatcTCGAAAGAAGCGTAAGGGTTGTTGATCCATTTGTTTAGAATCTATGGATGCACGTGCAAAGCGCAAGAGTTGCACGAGGCGCAGTGGAGAGCAACTCTAGTTTCCTCAGTTTCGGCCACGCGGGAGCCTGGAACAAGTTACCAATCTCAACGGCACAGAATACCAATCACAATGGCAAAGATCCATAACGTACTTACCAGTGAAAAGGAAGAAGATCAACACCATGATCAGTGTGTAGCCGAAGTACAGGAAGGTAGAGGTTGTTCCTGTGATGTTCAGTTTGGTGACAAAGAAATGAATCGAGTACAGAAAGAAATACACTGCAGTACATCCGCCAGTCAGGAAGGAACGCCACCACCAATGATAATCCTGCAATTGAGTAAAGCGTTGAAAATAAGCGAAACATTGTTGTTCGGGACACGCTTCAATACCTTTACActaaaaatacacaaatattGGGAAAGGATCTAGTTACGGCCGTGAGTCCCTTTACAGAATCTGATTTTCGCGTAACGAGATCGTATTTAAGAACTACATCGACAAGTTTTGAGTTCCGAGCACTACAGACGATGGATGAAGTTTCGTTTTGAACATAAGATACGAAGCACACCGCATGCGCGTACCGGCGAGATGTAAATGTTTGGGATTGGCACCCGCGAGACAGAGCAATTTACAAACGCATACTGGCGAGAGGTGAAGTTTCGTGGACTTTCGTTCCACTTGCACCAAGGAAAACCAGTTCTTTTACTGTACATGGGAACCGCTTCTAGCTTCAAAGGATACATAACACGAATGTAACCCTAATACATAGAGAAGCTATATCTAGAAGTGAAAGCCACAGCTTCGCCTTCAACCGTAGCAGGaattttttcagcttcaaaaTTGCCACGAACGAAAAAGCGTGTTTATAgtcaaaatataacaaatagaaataaaaggGTATCTAGAATGTACGAGAGCAAATTGTTAAGGTGTATAATGTAGCGTACCATAAAGTCAAATTGTGGTGTGGTCTGTTCACAGACCTCTATTTCCCTTCGATCATCGTCCAACGCTTGGGTGCAAGAGAAGCCGCTGGGGAGTTACCTACGTGAACCCTTAAGGGTGGGATAATTTCGCGCTCGTTCACGCGCGATCGCTTCGCGCTCCCTCCCTTAACTATGAAGAAAACAGCCATAGAAAGACTAGTTTTGGTTGGAATTTAACCTCATGAATTTCCTCACCTCAGCACGAAGATGGAAATAACACAACAGTATGGTGGTCTCGGACACGGTCAACAGTAGAATTAAACAAACCACAAACAAGAAACCAAACATGTAGTAAATCTGATGCGACCTGGTTGAtgcagaaaaaagcaaaaatcacTCATACAGTTCAAACATAAAATGAAGCATCGAGCTGCTGTTTTATTGGGTAACCCGAAAATCCAAATAAAATAGATCAGTGAAGTTTTTCAAGAAGTTTATACAATAAAAGTGGAATTTAAGGAGGCTGTCTTTATTATTACGTGTTCAAATTAAATGATTAAGACCTTTCCTTACAATAGggaagaaaataactttttgcaagACAAAATATACGTATGGCAGAATTTAGAGAAAGAGATTTGGATTCAAGTCCGGTTTGCATCATACAAAATCGCCTGATACCCCTATAAATATATTAATTGCTTGTCAGCAAGGTAGTCTGGTTTACGAGTTTAAAAAACGTTAAAGCCCAGTAACAAGTTacacgcaaacaaaaaaaaaggagaaaaatcgAACGATTTAAAATGGATTTAAGTAAAAAATCTCCATCATTCATACATTAAAGAGACTTACCAAATACTgtttaagataaaaaacaacTGGATATAAATACACCCAAACGGAAGAACACCTCCCATTATGATTCCTAGCGCTGCTCTAGTGTAAATTCTCTGCAAgataacaatatttattttgagaCAACATCTTGATGATTTTGATACAAATCTATTCCACGTAGAGCACTAAAGAGCTTTCCGATTGAGTGACGTAACGGCAAAACCACCGTAATcgcaacggccaatcagaaggaaTGAAGTAATAAGAGCCAATAAAAACTCAagtctaaagcgcgggaaaacgtgggttACCAAGCAGAAGTAAGAAGAGCCAATAAAAACTCaagcctaaagcgcgggaaagcacGGGTTACCAAGTTGTGATTCCTTTTAGTTCtggatttgattggttgatagagtggcgcgagttttttgaacCAGTCTCGGGGCGAGGTACAGCAAAATCCCGAATTACTTTCGGCACTCAGTTGAAAGCTTCGCTAAAATAGACATTCACTCGTTATCCTAATTCAAGTTCTAAATGAATCATTGTCTAATATAAAATGGTTAAGGCAAAGGTAGTGTGTGAATCAGAACTGAGGTATGGAACCACCTGGATTGTAAACCTCTAACTTGAGGTACACTGTATTCTTCAGAGTCCATAATTGTACTTACCTGGTATGGAATCTGACgaggaatttgattggttcgaACTGGTTGCTCAATTGGCTGGaggtaaaaaataaacattattcaGAGTCCATAATTGTACTGACCTGGTCTAGAATCAGACAGGGGATCTAATTGGTTCGAACAGGTTGTTCAATTGGCTAGAGGCAAAAATTGAACACCTAATCAGCCCCGTTCTACATTACAATGTGAAACTTTGACGCTTACGGACAACACCAGTGACATATTGGTAAACTCAAGTATATGTGGAAAGGTGTGAAAGGTCCAAAGGACTGACCtttcaatattaaaaaatatttcaatctaAGGATTTGTTGGAAATACTGCAGGAAGCTTTAGCAAAACTAATAGATTTTAGAATATTCTTATTTTCCATGCAAGTTGTCTCTTAAAAGTAGCAAAGTTAGAACAGTTCTTGATGTCATCAGGTCTGGGATCGAGCCAAGGCAGGGTCTTTTAAATGCCTTTAAGGGCAAGAAACTTTACTCTCAGAGTGTTTCTCTCCACTTAAGTGCATAAATGGGTATTAATACTTTATTGAAGGAACCTGAAACAATACTCCTAATTGCTTTACCATtcaactcctaagagtgacaagcatctaatttctccttacaatatcagccttGAACAtaacatgaaggtcatgagaataaagcaaatgatcaccaggtaaagaagcttttgattgttgaacaagattctccttgtcagcaccttaagaaatgtatagaggacagtTGGGAGAATATGAATAACAATGTGAGGGTGTCTAGGGTTTATGCTATGGAAACCAGGATATGTGTTGGTGATATAGGTTTTCTCGTTAATAGGCTGACTTTAGATTGACTTGTACCTTAATTATCAGCGGTTTATACATGTACAGTAATTACCTTTTTCTTGAATCCGAGGTAAACCCCCAGGAATGTAAGTGGAGCTGAAATGCCAAACCTATCAagcaagaaaggaaaaaggaaaattaacattCCACGCATGTTTCATAAAATGTGCTGAGTCACAGGCTGCTAATGATTCAGGTTTAGACTTACAACATGGCCAACAGGGTGAATAAAGTGATAAACGGAACAGCTGCTGATGAACCCTCTGACCACAGAACACAAttcaaaaggaagaaaattccAAATATCAATCtggaattaaagaaaaaagttattacatttgacaagggtgatGGTTATAGCAACAAtattgaaaatgacaattacaCTAACAGTCATGAAGACCACAAAGATAATGATACAGAGAATGACAAAGATCATAgaaattataatgatgatgatgacgataataatgatgacaatgataataatcCATTCTTTTTAGATGCATATCTACTGTGACACAAAATTTCACACAATATGGCATTAGACTTACTTTAAGTAGCTAAGAAAAACTGAGTATTTTTGGCGGTATACATTGCAAGCTAAGGATTTTAAATCCTCCTTAAAAGATCTTTGCATGAATACCCCTTACAAGAGGTATTCAGCTGCTTCACCTAACTTCATTATTTCCAGCTGTATACTACAGTGTACATGTTTGCATCACTGAATACTCACCCAGGAAAAAGGAAGGCCGATAACAAGGTATTGGCCTTCCACAAGTCTCCGCCAACCactaaacaggaaaaaaaatgggtaCAAAGCACCATCAGAATTATGCTCAATGGAAAATGCCACCCAGAAGACCAGGGACACTGATGGATGATTGGGTACGCATAGAAAGGCTACATAACAGTTTCACTGTATACTGACCAAAGAAATTTCTTTATATAATtatagctaaaaaaaaattgagaacaaGCAAACACCTTTCACAAAAGAACAGAATCTACTTTGCTGAGAAAAACACATAAAAACGAAAATGTTTTCCATGTAATGTAACGTTCTCCCTTGAAAATACTGCCAAATGCTTGTTATCGATGGCACTCACTTTTGTAAATTCTTGCAGAAACATAACCAGCAGGTGAACCAAGACAAACAAACAGcacctgcaaaaaaaaaaattttcattttacttcttTGGCTGGGTTCTTAAACATTTTGGTGAACAAAACTCACAACGTTTTCCACACTTTTTCCAAACAACTCTTCTAAATTTACCAAACTGAAGGTTACATGTACATGGAGAACTACATGACCTGTGCTCAATAACCCCTGTTGGAGGATTAGGCCAAAAAATTCACTGATCATTGCATTTAGAAAAGTGATTATTATTTAGGCAATTACCTTACAAAGATCTAACACAACAATAAGGAAATGGTTGCTGATTAggaaaagatttttaaaagacGTTATTTTATTATACTAGGGCCATACatgttcatttaattttgaagatttctgctttttttcccAAGAATGTCAGGCAGCAACTCACCAATGAACAAGTCACCAAAGCTCCACGGTTCGCAGGTGAAAGGAAtccaaaacaagcaaacactgAAGAGAAGCAAAAGAAGATTTAATCAATGAGACAACACcttagttaaaaaattaaatatagaGTTAATACATACATGTAGTTgaggaaaacaaattaaactgattCCTGACATGAGAAAAAATACAgtgaaacaaactcaaaaaaGGGTAGGGAAAAGTCGTTGGTGAAAGGTCAAGATTAGAATGTTACATTCTTAGACAGGTCATCTTCCTCTTACCATACCTCTCCCCACTCAGGGTGGGTACTGGCAACCTGCCAGGGTAACCTGCTATGAACTGGAATCTCATCcagagggagaaaaaaatacaggGATGTACTCCTAGTCTCCTCATGCAAGAGAAACCAGATTTAGCCCCAGTAATGCAAATGGAATGCATACAATTCTTTTTAGGCCATACAAAAATACATAGTCAATCTCACATTACCCTTTCACACTCACCTAATGTGAAAAACACTGTAATCAATGTCTGAGTTCCACAACCCAACATGACAGACAATAACATTCCATTCTTTGGAGGGCGGAAGACATCTCCATGAACCAACTTCCAGCGAAACGTTTTCTGACAGCATACCACTGACTCCATCTGATTGTAGGGAGCAATGTCCTTGCGCAGAGTTCGCCGCATAATCAAGGCCACCATTCCCGACAAAAAGAGCACAATGACCGATGAATTCATGATGCTGAGGACAAAACATCACAACACCAATAAGATCACATATTAGAATGGATCAATACCATCAAGAGGGTTGTAGAATAAACATTACATCTTTGCATTCCTACCAGTAGAACTTACACAAGCCTCTGAGTTGAATCAAAGACTCTCTATGACATAATCTGCTGACAACTGTACATACATGCAGATTAGGCCTTTCACTCTGAAGAGAGACTATGAAGATGAGTCATCTTGTACTGTCGATACATTATGAAGTAGAGAGATGATGGAAGGAAAGAAGCTTATCTACaaggggatattgtttgatttttattttgacgtttgcattttactttttaatacAGCCACACATCACACCATCGGCAACAGATTATAGAAAAAGATATTGAAACCCTGCTTTTATCAACTCATAGCTAACAACTGCATCTACAGTGTAACTGACTATTATTCACTTTTGTGCACCATTGCAGATAAACAACTCTGCTCATCTACTTGCCACAGTACCCCAGTATGTTAATACATGTGGAGTATATCTTACCTAAACCACTGGATTTTTGTGTGTGGCATTGAATCAAGAATGTAGTCCCAACGGGATGCCCATTTCTGATTGGGATCAGTCTCTggctgcaaaataaaataaaatttccacTTCAGTACAAAAAGATACCATTGCAAGTACAATGACCCTGAGTCCTCCTTAACCAGAGTGAAATGCTTGATTTCATAAAGGCCAAGTAGAAAGAGAAGTACCACAATAACCTTGGAGAGGGGAGGGTGAAGAAAGGACTTTGCATATCTCACGTAGACATGAACCCAGTTTAGAAAAGGCTTCTgatcaacaaaaaaaagttttgaactCTTGTGTAGTAAATATATTTGTTACAGAAGTATGCTTCAATGCCGTCACATTGGAAAGGTTCATTTGTATCCTTTCAGGACCTTAAAAAATTAGAAGCATGACTTTCCAAAAGGTATCCTTGGACGTTTTTAGCATTTTTCATGGTTCGCATAATACctgtaaaattgtttgaaaagttGGTTTTACTTAGAGAACAACATTTCATGCTTTCCTGTGCATTCTTTCTGCAATAATGTTCTATTGACTCAATTGCTATCTCTGGCCCCCATTCTTAATCTTTGACTTTCCAGAATTGAcataaaagaattttaaaagttcaGTTTCCCAAGATGTATACCaagattttaaccctttcaacaccaagatctcattagtaattctccctaatGTCTTCCACATAATTATTATATGTTAGATCTAAATATTTTGCATTAGATCAAATAATAATCCTGTGACTGATATTTCTCTTAAAGTTTACTCTCACCACTTGTCTGCATCATACTGTATTGATttaatattatagggagaaatttgtcttggtcactacCAAGGAGTGATTTCATCTTCTTATTTCAATGCAATCATTATCCAGCATAACATGatgagaacaaacaaaaatgtttactAAAGGATAATTATCATATGATTCACctccaaattctcagagctaaaactataagaaatgtatgttAGAGAGCAGGGAGAATCACTACTGAGATTTTGGGAAAGACTATGTTTAAGATATTAAATGCTCAAACTCACCAGGAATCGAACAGAGTATGTGTAAGCAATGTAAACATCACTTTTTATCTCAGCTGGAAAACCCATGGCTGGTAAATCACCATCACATTTCAGATCCTTGCCTTTCTCGTGCTTGATACTGTAGAATTAACAAGATTGCAGTGTAAGGatatatgatttttttgtcttttcatgcATCTGACTCCTTgagaggaatcaaacctcaaaGAGTAAAACCGGCAAGTACAGTATACAGGTGTATGACATTGGGTTTCCTAAAGGAACTCAGGACTTTTCTTTGTCCCAAACTCATgtcaagacaaaaacaaatccATCAATACTACACTTACCAGCTTAAAATTTACAACTTTTACTACTACAAGATTGCTTCAAGTTGATGACATATATAAAACATTCAGGCACTatggtgcaaaaaaaaaaaaaaaaaaagaacaaataaagtATGCACTCTCATCAAGTGACTCCTCCAGTAAGAGCATATCCCAATTTCTGTGGCATGTAGTGCCAATCAATTGCTGGTTATTCTTGTCCAGCATTTTGACAGGTTTCCCAGAACATAGTGGGGGTAGCACTAAGGGAGTTCAGTGTCTCACAGACCAACAGTACACAATGAACAGGGCAGATCACAG
It encodes the following:
- the LOC131794609 gene encoding transmembrane 9 superfamily member 2, whose product is MEHYSSLGLIWLVLCTWISCAAAFYLPGLAPISYCVTEKSTNPACLSKIDLFVNSLNSVESVIPYEYARFDFCVPPTDKTSPTENLGQVVVGERIRSSLYNITFKKDVTCQQLCAKEYKSGNAEDGKKLEFLRSGIALNYQNHWIIDNMPVTWCYEFAGEYRKYCSTGFPIGCHVTEDGQARDACVTSAKFNERGMYYVFNHVDIEIKYYDGSGEDWEGARLTSAEVKPKSIKHEKGKDLKCDGDLPAMGFPAEIKSDVYIAYTYSVRFLPETDPNQKWASRWDYILDSMPHTKIQWFSIMNSSVIVLFLSGMVALIMRRTLRKDIAPYNQMESVVCCQKTFRWKLVHGDVFRPPKNGMLLSVMLGCGTQTLITVFFTLVFACFGFLSPANRGALVTCSLVLFVCLGSPAGYVSARIYKMVGGDLWKANTLLSAFLFPGLIFGIFFLLNCVLWSEGSSAAVPFITLFTLLAMLFGISAPLTFLGVYLGFKKKPIEQPVRTNQIPRQIPYQRIYTRAALGIIMGGVLPFGCIYIQLFFILNSIWSHQIYYMFGFLFVVCLILLLTVSETTILLCYFHLRAEDYHWWWRSFLTGGCTAVYFFLYSIHFFVTKLNITGTTSTFLYFGYTLIMVLIFFLFTGTVGFFACFFFVRKIYSIVEVDDKGLDGELDGELDEEPDSQIKP